The following coding sequences lie in one Oncorhynchus kisutch isolate 150728-3 linkage group LG3, Okis_V2, whole genome shotgun sequence genomic window:
- the LOC109875274 gene encoding AP-3 complex subunit sigma-1 isoform X1, whose amino-acid sequence MIKAILIFNNHGKPRLSKFYEHYNEDTEQQIIRETFHLVSKRDENVCNFLEGGMLIGGSENRLIYRHYATLYFVFCVDSSESELGILDLIQVFVETLDKCFENVCELDLIFHVDKVHNILAEMVMGGMVLETNMNEIIIQVDAQNKMEKSEAGIAGAPARAVSAVKNMNLPEMPRNINIGDISIKVPNLPSFK is encoded by the exons ATGATTAAAGCCATACTAATATTCAACAACCATGGGAAACCTCGGCTTTCTAAATTCTACGAGCATTAC AACGAAGACACGGAACAACAAATCATCAGAGAAACATTTCATCTGGTGTCCAAAAGAGATGAGAACGTCTGCAATTTTCTAGAAGGTGGAAT GTTGATTGGTGGATCAGAGAACAGGCTCATCTACAGACACTATGCCACGCTCTACTTTGTATTCTGCGTCGATTCCTCTGAGAGCGAGCTTGGCATTCTAGACCTTATCCAG GTGTTTGTGGAAACATTGGACAAATGCTTCGAGAATGTCTGTGAACTTGACTTAATTTTCCACGTGGACAAG GTCCACAATATACTGGCAGAGATGGTGATGGGGGGGATGGTGCTGGAGACCAACATGAATGAGATCATCATACAGGTGGACGCCCAAAACAAAATGGAGAAATCGGAG GCTGGTATTGCAGGAGCCCCTGCTCGCGCAGTGTCAGCCGTAAAGAACATGAACCTCCCCGAAATGCCCAGAAACATCAACATTGGAGACATCAGTATAAAAGTGCCAAACTTACCCTCCTTCAAATAA
- the LOC109875274 gene encoding AP-3 complex subunit sigma-1 isoform X2 has protein sequence MIKAILIFNNHGKPRLSKFYEHYNEDTEQQIIRETFHLVSKRDENVCNFLEGGMLIGGSENRLIYRHYATLYFVFCVDSSESELGILDLIQVFVETLDKCFENVCELDLIFHVDKVHNILAEMVMGGMVLETNMNEIIIQVDAQNKMEKSETFIFQSPRQDR, from the exons ATGATTAAAGCCATACTAATATTCAACAACCATGGGAAACCTCGGCTTTCTAAATTCTACGAGCATTAC AACGAAGACACGGAACAACAAATCATCAGAGAAACATTTCATCTGGTGTCCAAAAGAGATGAGAACGTCTGCAATTTTCTAGAAGGTGGAAT GTTGATTGGTGGATCAGAGAACAGGCTCATCTACAGACACTATGCCACGCTCTACTTTGTATTCTGCGTCGATTCCTCTGAGAGCGAGCTTGGCATTCTAGACCTTATCCAG GTGTTTGTGGAAACATTGGACAAATGCTTCGAGAATGTCTGTGAACTTGACTTAATTTTCCACGTGGACAAG GTCCACAATATACTGGCAGAGATGGTGATGGGGGGGATGGTGCTGGAGACCAACATGAATGAGATCATCATACAGGTGGACGCCCAAAACAAAATGGAGAAATCGGAG ACGTTTATCTTTCAGTCTCCCAGacaggacaggtag